The following proteins are co-located in the Theropithecus gelada isolate Dixy chromosome 19, Tgel_1.0, whole genome shotgun sequence genome:
- the CALR gene encoding LOW QUALITY PROTEIN: calreticulin (The sequence of the model RefSeq protein was modified relative to this genomic sequence to represent the inferred CDS: inserted 1 base in 1 codon) encodes MLLSVPLLLGLLGLAAAEPAVYFKEQFLDGDGWTSRWIESKHKSDFGKFVLSSGKFYGDEEKDKGLQTSQDARFYALSASFEPFSNKGQTLVVQFTVKHEQNIDCGGGYVKLFPNSLDQTDMHGDSEYNIMFGPDICGPGTKKVHVIFNYKGKNVLINKDIRCKDDEFTHLYTLIVRPDNTYEVKIDNSQVESGSLEDDWDFLPPKKIKDPDASKPEDWDERAKIDDPTDSKPXDWDKPEHIPDPDAKKPEDWDEEMDGEWEPPVIQNPEYKGEWKPRQIDNPDYKGTWIHPEIDNPEYSPDPSIYAYDNFGVLGLDLWQVKSGTIFDNFLITNDEAYAEEFGNETWGVTKAAEKQMKDKQDEEQRLKEEEEDKKRKEEEEAEDKEDDEDKDEDEEDEEDKEEDEEEDVPGQAKDEL; translated from the exons ATGCTGCTATCCGTGCCGCTGCTGCTCGGCCTCCTCGGCTTGGCCGCCGCCGAGCCCGCCGTCTACTTCAAGGAGCAGTTTCTGGACGGAG ACGGGTGGACTTCCCGCTGGATCGAATCCAAACACAAGTCAGATTTTGGCAAATTCGTCCTCAGTTCCGGCAAGTTCTACGGTGACGAGGAGAAAGATAAAG GTTTGCAGACAAGCCAGGATGCACGCTTTTATGCTCTGTCGGCCAGTTTCGAGCCTTTCAGCAACAAAGGCCAGACGCTGGTGGTGCAGTTCACGGTGAAACATGAGCAGAACATCGACTGTGGGGGCGGTTATGTGAAGCTGTTTCCTAATAGTTTGGACCAGACGGACATGCACGGAGACTCAGAATACAACATCATGTTTG GTCCTGATATCTGTGGCCCCGGCACCAAGAAGGTTCACGTCATCTTCAACTACAAGGGCAAAAACGTGCTGATCAACAAGGACATCCGTTGCAAGGATGATGAGTTTACACACCTGTACACACTGATTGTGCGGCCAGACAACACTTATGAGGTGAAGATTGACAACAGCCAGGTGGAGTCGGGCTCCTTGGAAGACGATTGGGACTTCCTGCCACCCAAGAAGATAAAGGATCCTGATGCTTCAAAACCTGAAGACTGGGATGAGCGGGCCAAGATCGATGATCCCACAGACTCCAAGC GAGACTGGGACAAGCCCGAGCATATCCCTGACCCCGACGCTAAGAAACCCGAGGACTGGGAtgaagagatggatggagagTGGGAACCCCCAGTGATTCAGAACCCTGAGTACAAGGGTGAGTGGAAGCCCCGGCAGATCGACAACCCAGATTACAAGGGCACTTGGATCCACCCAGAAATTGACAATCCCGAGTACTCTCCTGATCCCAGTATCTATGCCTATGATAACTTTGGTGTGCTGGGCCTGGACCTCTGGCAGGTCAAGTCTGGCACCATCTTTGACAACTTCCTTATCACCAACGATGAGGCATACGCCGAGGAGTTTGGCAATGAGACGTGGGGTGTAACAAAG GCAGCAGAGAAACAAATGAAGGACAAACAGGACGAGGAGCAGAGGcttaaggaggaggaagaagacaagaagcgcaaagaggaggaggaggcagaggacaaGGAGGACGATGAGGACAAAGATGAGgatgaggaggatgaggaggacaaggaggaagatgaggaggaagatGTCCCCGGCCAGGCCAAGGACGAGCTGTAG
- the RAD23A gene encoding UV excision repair protein RAD23 homolog A isoform X1 produces the protein MAVTITLKTLQQQTFKIRMEPDETVKVLKEKIEAEKGRDAFPVAGQKLIYAGKILSDDVPIRDYRIDEKNFVVVMVTKTKAGQGTSAPPEASPTAAPESSTSFPPAPTSGMSHPQPAAREDKSPSEESAPTTSPESVSGSVPSSGSSGREEDAASTLVTGSEYETMLTEIMSMGYERERVVAALRASYNNPHRAVEYLLTGIPGSPEPEHGSVQESQVSEQPATEAAGENPLEFLRDQPQFQNMRQVIQQNPALLPALLQQLGQENPQLLQQISRHQEQFIQMLNEPPGELADISDVEGEVGAIGEEAPQMNYIQVTPQEKEAIERLKALGFPESLVIQAYFACEKNENLAANFLLSQNFDDE, from the exons ATGGCCGTCACCATCACGCTCAAAACGCTGCAGCAGCAGACCTTCAAGATCCGCATGGAGCCTGACGAGACG GTGAAGGTGCTAAAGGAGAAGATAGAAGCTGAGAAGGGTCGTGATGCTTTCCCCGTGGCTGGACAGAAACTCATCTATGCCGGCAAGATCTTGAGCGATGATGTCCCTATCAGGGACTATCGCATCGATGAGAAGAACTTTGTGGTCGTCATGGTGACCAAG ACCAAAGCCGGCCAGGGTACCTCAGCACCCCCAGAGGCCTCACCCACAGCTGCCCCAGAGTCCTCTACATCCTTCCCGCCTGCCCCCACCTCAGGCATGTCCCATCCCCAGCCTGCCGCCAGAGAGGACAAGAGCCCATCAGAGGAATCCGCCCCTACGACGTCCCCAGAGTCTGTGTCAGG CTCTGTTCCCTCTTCAGGTAGCAGCGGGCGAGAGGAAGACGCGGCCTCCACGCTAG TGACGGGCTCTGAGTATGAGACGATGCTGACGGAGATCATGTCCATGGGCTATGAGCGGGAGCGGGTCGTGGCCGCCCTGAGAGCCAGCTACAACAACCCCCACCGAGCCGTGGAGTATCTGCTCACG GGAATTCCTGGGAGCCCCGAGCCGGAACACGGTTCTGTCCAGGAGAGCCAGGTATCCGAGCAGCCGGCCACGGAAGCAG CAGGAGAGAACCCCCTGGAGTTCCTGCGGGACCAGCCCCAGTTCCAGAACATGCGGCAGGTGATTCAGCAGAACCCTGCGCTGCTGCCCGCTCTGCTCCAGCAGCTGGGCCAGGAGAACCCTCAGCTTTTGCAG CAAATCAGCCGGCACCAGGAGCAGTTCATCCAGATGCTGAACGAGCCCCCTGGGGAGCTGGCGGACATCTCAGATGTGGAGGGGGAGGTGGGCGCCATAGGAGAGGAGGCCCCGCAGATGAACTACATCCAGGTGACGCCGCAGGAGAAGGAAGCTATAGAGAGG TTGAAGGCCCTAGGCTTCCCAGAGAGCCTGGTCATCCAGGCCTATTTCGCGTgtgaaaaaaatgagaacttGGCTGCCAACTTCCTCCTGAGTCAGAACTTTGATGACGAGTGA
- the RAD23A gene encoding UV excision repair protein RAD23 homolog A isoform X3, translating into MAVTITLKTLQQQTFKIRMEPDETVKVLKEKIEAEKGRDAFPVAGQKLIYAGKILSDDVPIRDYRIDEKNFVVVMVTKTKAGQGTSAPPEASPTAAPESSTSFPPAPTSGMSHPQPAAREDKSPSEESAPTTSPESVSGSVPSSGSSGREEDAASTLVTGSEYETMLTEIMSMGYERERVVAALRASYNNPHRAVEYLLTGIPGSPEPEHGSVQESQVSEQPATEAGGREPPGVPAGPAPVPEHAAGDSAEPCAAARSAPAAGPGEPSAFAANQPAPGAVHPDAERAPWGAGGHLRCGGGGGRHRRGGPADELHPGDAAGEGSYREVEGPRLPREPGHPGLFRV; encoded by the exons ATGGCCGTCACCATCACGCTCAAAACGCTGCAGCAGCAGACCTTCAAGATCCGCATGGAGCCTGACGAGACG GTGAAGGTGCTAAAGGAGAAGATAGAAGCTGAGAAGGGTCGTGATGCTTTCCCCGTGGCTGGACAGAAACTCATCTATGCCGGCAAGATCTTGAGCGATGATGTCCCTATCAGGGACTATCGCATCGATGAGAAGAACTTTGTGGTCGTCATGGTGACCAAG ACCAAAGCCGGCCAGGGTACCTCAGCACCCCCAGAGGCCTCACCCACAGCTGCCCCAGAGTCCTCTACATCCTTCCCGCCTGCCCCCACCTCAGGCATGTCCCATCCCCAGCCTGCCGCCAGAGAGGACAAGAGCCCATCAGAGGAATCCGCCCCTACGACGTCCCCAGAGTCTGTGTCAGG CTCTGTTCCCTCTTCAGGTAGCAGCGGGCGAGAGGAAGACGCGGCCTCCACGCTAG TGACGGGCTCTGAGTATGAGACGATGCTGACGGAGATCATGTCCATGGGCTATGAGCGGGAGCGGGTCGTGGCCGCCCTGAGAGCCAGCTACAACAACCCCCACCGAGCCGTGGAGTATCTGCTCACG GGAATTCCTGGGAGCCCCGAGCCGGAACACGGTTCTGTCCAGGAGAGCCAGGTATCCGAGCAGCCGGCCACGGAAGCAGGTGG GAGAGAACCCCCTGGAGTTCCTGCGGGACCAGCCCCAGTTCCAGAACATGCGGCAGGTGATTCAGCAGAACCCTGCGCTGCTGCCCGCTCTGCTCCAGCAGCTGGGCCAGGAGAACCCTCAGCTTTTGCAG CAAATCAGCCGGCACCAGGAGCAGTTCATCCAGATGCTGAACGAGCCCCCTGGGGAGCTGGCGGACATCTCAGATGTGGAGGGGGAGGTGGGCGCCATAGGAGAGGAGGCCCCGCAGATGAACTACATCCAGGTGACGCCGCAGGAGAAGGAAGCTATAGAGAGG TTGAAGGCCCTAGGCTTCCCAGAGAGCCTGGTCATCCAGGCCTATTTCGCGTgtga
- the RAD23A gene encoding UV excision repair protein RAD23 homolog A isoform X4, with product MAVTITLKTLQQQTFKIRMEPDETVKVLKEKIEAEKGRDAFPVAGQKLIYAGKILSDDVPIRDYRIDEKNFVVVMVTKTKAGQGTSAPPEASPTAAPESSTSFPPAPTSGMSHPQPAAREDKSPSEESAPTTSPESVSGSVPSSGSSGREEDAASTLVTGSEYETMLTEIMSMGYERERVVAALRASYNNPHRAVEYLLTGIPGSPEPEHGSVQESQVSEQPATEAAGENPLEFLRDQPQFQNMRQVIQQNPALLPALLQQLGQENPQLLQLKALGFPESLVIQAYFACEKNENLAANFLLSQNFDDE from the exons ATGGCCGTCACCATCACGCTCAAAACGCTGCAGCAGCAGACCTTCAAGATCCGCATGGAGCCTGACGAGACG GTGAAGGTGCTAAAGGAGAAGATAGAAGCTGAGAAGGGTCGTGATGCTTTCCCCGTGGCTGGACAGAAACTCATCTATGCCGGCAAGATCTTGAGCGATGATGTCCCTATCAGGGACTATCGCATCGATGAGAAGAACTTTGTGGTCGTCATGGTGACCAAG ACCAAAGCCGGCCAGGGTACCTCAGCACCCCCAGAGGCCTCACCCACAGCTGCCCCAGAGTCCTCTACATCCTTCCCGCCTGCCCCCACCTCAGGCATGTCCCATCCCCAGCCTGCCGCCAGAGAGGACAAGAGCCCATCAGAGGAATCCGCCCCTACGACGTCCCCAGAGTCTGTGTCAGG CTCTGTTCCCTCTTCAGGTAGCAGCGGGCGAGAGGAAGACGCGGCCTCCACGCTAG TGACGGGCTCTGAGTATGAGACGATGCTGACGGAGATCATGTCCATGGGCTATGAGCGGGAGCGGGTCGTGGCCGCCCTGAGAGCCAGCTACAACAACCCCCACCGAGCCGTGGAGTATCTGCTCACG GGAATTCCTGGGAGCCCCGAGCCGGAACACGGTTCTGTCCAGGAGAGCCAGGTATCCGAGCAGCCGGCCACGGAAGCAG CAGGAGAGAACCCCCTGGAGTTCCTGCGGGACCAGCCCCAGTTCCAGAACATGCGGCAGGTGATTCAGCAGAACCCTGCGCTGCTGCCCGCTCTGCTCCAGCAGCTGGGCCAGGAGAACCCTCAGCTTTTGCAG TTGAAGGCCCTAGGCTTCCCAGAGAGCCTGGTCATCCAGGCCTATTTCGCGTgtgaaaaaaatgagaacttGGCTGCCAACTTCCTCCTGAGTCAGAACTTTGATGACGAGTGA
- the RAD23A gene encoding UV excision repair protein RAD23 homolog A isoform X2: protein MAVTITLKTLQQQTFKIRMEPDETVKVLKEKIEAEKGRDAFPVAGQKLIYAGKILSDDVPIRDYRIDEKNFVVVMVTKTKAGQGTSAPPEASPTAAPESSTSFPPAPTSGMSHPQPAAREDKSPSEESAPTTSPESVSGSVPSSGSSGREEDAASTLVTGSEYETMLTEIMSMGYERERVVAALRASYNNPHRAVEYLLTGIPGSPEPEHGSVQESQVSEQPATEAGENPLEFLRDQPQFQNMRQVIQQNPALLPALLQQLGQENPQLLQQISRHQEQFIQMLNEPPGELADISDVEGEVGAIGEEAPQMNYIQVTPQEKEAIERLKALGFPESLVIQAYFACEKNENLAANFLLSQNFDDE from the exons ATGGCCGTCACCATCACGCTCAAAACGCTGCAGCAGCAGACCTTCAAGATCCGCATGGAGCCTGACGAGACG GTGAAGGTGCTAAAGGAGAAGATAGAAGCTGAGAAGGGTCGTGATGCTTTCCCCGTGGCTGGACAGAAACTCATCTATGCCGGCAAGATCTTGAGCGATGATGTCCCTATCAGGGACTATCGCATCGATGAGAAGAACTTTGTGGTCGTCATGGTGACCAAG ACCAAAGCCGGCCAGGGTACCTCAGCACCCCCAGAGGCCTCACCCACAGCTGCCCCAGAGTCCTCTACATCCTTCCCGCCTGCCCCCACCTCAGGCATGTCCCATCCCCAGCCTGCCGCCAGAGAGGACAAGAGCCCATCAGAGGAATCCGCCCCTACGACGTCCCCAGAGTCTGTGTCAGG CTCTGTTCCCTCTTCAGGTAGCAGCGGGCGAGAGGAAGACGCGGCCTCCACGCTAG TGACGGGCTCTGAGTATGAGACGATGCTGACGGAGATCATGTCCATGGGCTATGAGCGGGAGCGGGTCGTGGCCGCCCTGAGAGCCAGCTACAACAACCCCCACCGAGCCGTGGAGTATCTGCTCACG GGAATTCCTGGGAGCCCCGAGCCGGAACACGGTTCTGTCCAGGAGAGCCAGGTATCCGAGCAGCCGGCCACGGAAGCAG GAGAGAACCCCCTGGAGTTCCTGCGGGACCAGCCCCAGTTCCAGAACATGCGGCAGGTGATTCAGCAGAACCCTGCGCTGCTGCCCGCTCTGCTCCAGCAGCTGGGCCAGGAGAACCCTCAGCTTTTGCAG CAAATCAGCCGGCACCAGGAGCAGTTCATCCAGATGCTGAACGAGCCCCCTGGGGAGCTGGCGGACATCTCAGATGTGGAGGGGGAGGTGGGCGCCATAGGAGAGGAGGCCCCGCAGATGAACTACATCCAGGTGACGCCGCAGGAGAAGGAAGCTATAGAGAGG TTGAAGGCCCTAGGCTTCCCAGAGAGCCTGGTCATCCAGGCCTATTTCGCGTgtgaaaaaaatgagaacttGGCTGCCAACTTCCTCCTGAGTCAGAACTTTGATGACGAGTGA
- the GADD45GIP1 gene encoding growth arrest and DNA damage-inducible proteins-interacting protein 1 isoform X1 — translation MAASVRQARSLLGLTATLAPGSRGYRARPPPRREPGPWWPDPEDLLTQRWQLGPRYAAKQFARYGAASGVAPGSLWPSPEQLRELEAEEREWYPSLATMQESLRVKHLAEEQKRREREQHIAECMAKMPQMIVNWRQQQRERWEKAQADKERRARLQAEAQELLGYQVDPKSARFQELLQDLEKKERKRLKEEKQRQKQEARAAALAAAAAQDPAASGAPSS, via the exons ATGGCGGCGTCCGTGCGACAGGCACGCAGCCTGCTAGGACTGACGGCGACCCTGGCCCCGGGTTCTCGTGGCTACCGGGCGCGGCCGCCCCCACGCCGCGAGCCGGGACCCTGGTGGCCAGACCCCGAGGACCTCCTGACCCAGCGGTGGCAGCTGGGACCGCGCTACGCGGCTAAGCAGTTCGCGCGTTACGGCGCCGCCTCCGGGGTGGCCCCCGGTTCGTTGTGGCCGTCGCCGGAGCAGCTGCGGGAGCTGGAGGCCGAAGAACGCGAATGGTACCCGAGCCTGGCGACCATGCAGGAGTCGCTGCGGGTGAAGCATCTGGCCGAAGAGCAGAAGCGTCGGGAGAG GGAGCAGCACATCGCAGAGTGCATGGCCAAGATGCCACAGATGATTGTGAACTGGCGGCAGCAGCAGCGGGAGCGCTGGGAGAAGGCCCAGGCTGACAAGGAGAGGAGGGCCCGACTGCAGGCTGAGGCCCAGGAGCTCCTGGGCTACCAAGTGGACCCAAAGAGTGCCCGCTTCCAGGAGCTGCTCCAGGACCTAGAGAAGAAGGAGCGCAAGCGCCtcaaggaggaaaaacaaagacagaagcagGAGGCGCGAGCTGCTGCACTGGCTGCAGCTGCAGCTCAGGACCCAGCAGCCTCTGGGGCACCCAGCTCCTGA
- the GADD45GIP1 gene encoding growth arrest and DNA damage-inducible proteins-interacting protein 1 isoform X2: protein MAASVRQARSLLGLTATLAPGSRGYRARPPPRREPGPWWPDPEDLLTQRWQLGPRYAAKQFARYGAASGVAPGSLWPSPEQLREREQHIAECMAKMPQMIVNWRQQQRERWEKAQADKERRARLQAEAQELLGYQVDPKSARFQELLQDLEKKERKRLKEEKQRQKQEARAAALAAAAAQDPAASGAPSS from the exons ATGGCGGCGTCCGTGCGACAGGCACGCAGCCTGCTAGGACTGACGGCGACCCTGGCCCCGGGTTCTCGTGGCTACCGGGCGCGGCCGCCCCCACGCCGCGAGCCGGGACCCTGGTGGCCAGACCCCGAGGACCTCCTGACCCAGCGGTGGCAGCTGGGACCGCGCTACGCGGCTAAGCAGTTCGCGCGTTACGGCGCCGCCTCCGGGGTGGCCCCCGGTTCGTTGTGGCCGTCGCCGGAGCAGCTGCGGGAG AGGGAGCAGCACATCGCAGAGTGCATGGCCAAGATGCCACAGATGATTGTGAACTGGCGGCAGCAGCAGCGGGAGCGCTGGGAGAAGGCCCAGGCTGACAAGGAGAGGAGGGCCCGACTGCAGGCTGAGGCCCAGGAGCTCCTGGGCTACCAAGTGGACCCAAAGAGTGCCCGCTTCCAGGAGCTGCTCCAGGACCTAGAGAAGAAGGAGCGCAAGCGCCtcaaggaggaaaaacaaagacagaagcagGAGGCGCGAGCTGCTGCACTGGCTGCAGCTGCAGCTCAGGACCCAGCAGCCTCTGGGGCACCCAGCTCCTGA
- the DAND5 gene encoding DAN domain family member 5 has translation MLLTRQQGRLLVTLSPVLDGQTDGRTEKQMLLGRLITLLCLLSGALPTGSGRPEPQALRPQSWAAANQTWALGPGAPPPLVPAPALRSWKAFLGLQKARQLGMGRLQRGQDEVAAVTLPLNPQEVTQGMCKAVPFVQVFSRPGCSATRLRNHLCFGHCSSLYIPGSDPTPLVLCNSCMPARKHSAPVVLWCHTGSSASRRRVKITTVLIEGCHCSLKA, from the exons ATGCTACTCACCAGACAGCAGGGTCGACTGCTAGTGACCTTGAGCCCAGTCCTGGACGGACAGACAGACGGACGCACAGAGAAGCAGATGCTCCTTGGCCGGCTAATCACTCTTCTGTGCCTGCTTAGCGGGGCCCTGCCTACAGGCTCAGGGAGGCCTGAACCCCAGGCTCTCAGACCTCAGTCCTGGGCTGCGGCCAATCAGACCTGGGCTCTGGGCCCAGGGGCCCCGCCTCCACTGGTGCCAGCTCCTGCTCTTAGGAGCTGGAAGGCCTTCTTGGGCCTGCAGAAAGCCAGGCAGCTGGGGATGGGCAGGTTGCAGCGTGGGCAGGACGAGGTGGCTGCTGTGACTCTGCCACTGAACCCTCAGGAAGTGACCCAGGGGATGTGTAAGGCTGTGCCCTTCGTTCAG GTGTTCTCCCGGCCCGGCTGCTCAGCCACACGCCTCCGAAATCACCTCTGCTTTGGTCATTGCTCCTCTCTCTACATCCCTGGCTCGGACCCCACCCCACTAGTCCTGTGCAACAGCTGTATGCCTGCTCGCAAACATTCGGCACCTGTGGTCCTGTGGTGTCACACTGGCAGCTCAGCCTCCCGTCGACGGGTGAAGATAACCACCGTGCTGATCGAGGGGTGTCATTGCAGCCTGAAAGCATGA